CGAAGGGGTGGCGGGCGCGCGTGCTGATCCTGTGTATGGACTGGGCCACCAGCTCCTTGCCGGTGCCGCTTTCCCCGGTGATCAGCACGGGCGCCTCGCTGTGGGCCACTCGAGCGGCCTGGCTGCGCACCGCCTGCATGGCCGGGCTCTGGCCCACGAGCTCCGAGCCGAGCTCGTTGGGCTCCGGGCCGGCGGCCTGTGTCAGGCGGAGGCCGTGCTGGACCAAAGAGCGCAAGCGGTTGGTATCGATGGGCTTGGACAGGTAGTCGTAGGCGCCAACCCGCATGGCCTCCACGGCACTTTCCGGGGTTCCGTAGGCGGTGATAACCGCAACCGCCGGCGGCCGTCGAAGGCTCGCGCTCTCCTCCACTACGGTCATGCCGTCACCGTCGGGGAGTCGCAGGTCCGTGAGGATAAGGTCGAGCTGCGATTCGTCGAACGCCTGTCGGGCCTCCGCCAGGGTGCCGGCCTCGCGTACCTCGAACCCCAGGGGCCCCACCGTTAGGCCGATGAGCTCCCGGATGGTGGGCTCGTCGTCGACTATGAGTAGCACCGGGTTCACCCTTTTCCCCTCTTGGAGCAGTGGCTTGGCAGATCCACGGCGATGCAGGTCCCGCCGCCCGGGCGGTCCGCGATGGAGATTGTACCGCGATTGGCCTCCACCAGCTCCCGTACCAGTCCGAGCCCCAGTCCGGTGCCCTGGGTGGCGGTGGTGTAGAAGGGCTCGAAGACCGTTTCCCGGGATGTTCCGGGGATTCCGGGACCGCGATCCAGCACTTCGAGCCGCGCCCGTCCGGGGCTTGCGACCCGCCCCCGTATGAGGCCCCCGCCCCGTTCCGGGATCTTGCCGTGGCGGATGGCGTTGATGCCGAGGTTCCACAGGATCTGCTGCAGGTGTCCCTCGTCCGCGCAGACGGTCAGGCCCTCGGAGACCTCCCATTCGAAGCAGCCCTGCTCCGGCATGCATCCCTCGTTCCCGAGCAACCGTACCGTGCTCTCCACCAGCGGAGCGACCTCCAGCTCCCGGGCCTGACCGGAAGGTGGCCGCAGATGGCGCAGGAGGGTCTCCACCCACTGGTTGAGGCGCTTGGTCTCGCGCTGAATAATGCCCGTCATGCGACCGTCGGCGCCGCTCTCCGCCAGCAGCTGGCCGGCGTGCTGAATGGAGCTCAGCGGGTTGCGTATCTCATGGGCGAGATTGGCGGAGAGCCGGCCCAGGGCGGCCAGGCGCTCGGTGAGCTCCTGGGTGTGCTGGCGCTGCCGAGCTTCCGTCAGGTCATAGAGGTTGATCAGGGTCGCCGTGCCTTCCGGGGATCCCAGCGGGGTAAAGCGGAAGGCCAGGACATGGGGATGGTCTGAATCACCCCGTGGAGAAACGCCGCGGAGCTCCCCGCTGCCCGGACCGCTCCCGGCCTGCCAGCTCTGGAAGTGGCGGAACAGCTCGGGGGCCCGGATATTGAGGAAATCCAGCTCGGCGGCGGGTGCCGGATAGAGGAACTGGTCCGCCTGCGGATTGGTGAAGCGGATGCCCCCCTGGTCCTCCACCACGAGCAGGCCGTTATCCACCCGTTCCAGCACCTGGTCGGCGAGCGCGGTCAGGGTTCGGACATCACGCTCCCGCCGCTGGGCCCGCTGCTCGTGGCGGTGGAGCCGGGAGGTGAGCCCGTCGCTGAGCGCGGCCAGCGCCACCAGCAGGAGTCCTTGCAGGAGCAGCCCGCGGATGGCCGCATCCGGCTCGGGCCCGCCCACGGCCAGATAGCCCGCCCCCTGGAGCAGGAAGGCAGCCGCCGCCGAGTAATAGGAAACGCCCGGCCCCAGAAGGAAGCTGGAAGAGACCACCGCCAGCGGGTAGAGGAAGACCAGGGGGCCGTCTATGGGGCCGGAGAACCAGACCAGATGCGTGGCGGCGAGGAAATCCCCCCCCACCAGGGCCCCGGCCAGCCGCAGGGGGTGGCCACCCACCCGGAGGCGGTAGAGGACCCAGGAGCCCACCACCACCTCGATGGCCAG
This sequence is a window from Thiohalorhabdus sp. Cl-TMA. Protein-coding genes within it:
- a CDS encoding two-component system sensor histidine kinase NtrB; its protein translation is MLSGWTPSLATLRRAVLYRTGLGFLLAALTVGWGQFPPFTQFSIVDLAAALAIEVVVGSWVLYRLRVGGHPLRLAGALVGGDFLAATHLVWFSGPIDGPLVFLYPLAVVSSSFLLGPGVSYYSAAAAFLLQGAGYLAVGGPEPDAAIRGLLLQGLLLVALAALSDGLTSRLHRHEQRAQRRERDVRTLTALADQVLERVDNGLLVVEDQGGIRFTNPQADQFLYPAPAAELDFLNIRAPELFRHFQSWQAGSGPGSGELRGVSPRGDSDHPHVLAFRFTPLGSPEGTATLINLYDLTEARQRQHTQELTERLAALGRLSANLAHEIRNPLSSIQHAGQLLAESGADGRMTGIIQRETKRLNQWVETLLRHLRPPSGQARELEVAPLVESTVRLLGNEGCMPEQGCFEWEVSEGLTVCADEGHLQQILWNLGINAIRHGKIPERGGGLIRGRVASPGRARLEVLDRGPGIPGTSRETVFEPFYTTATQGTGLGLGLVRELVEANRGTISIADRPGGGTCIAVDLPSHCSKRGKG